From a single Vicia villosa cultivar HV-30 ecotype Madison, WI unplaced genomic scaffold, Vvil1.0 ctg.002417F_1_1, whole genome shotgun sequence genomic region:
- the LOC131638779 gene encoding uncharacterized protein LOC131638779: MSQSYNQSSSCTKEDHNFCSRPADTTAIRLRINHGGDLVHNPCKLYVNGKVKEMNWTFDVDFMCYMDFIKVVNNLGYIRIKGMWYHHPKFSFERGLRPLNNDADVLKFGEDMNGYDVGNIYVEHIVDEPVVLSEEQVREYVEPVQDTIEIESDDEVHLDNSEEDEDFVQDDKDDLGDSEFDELDEDDWDWTHEVPSHTFMQENNDANQASSNQEPTKASDFEEAHDVESDDFDTPQGSEDEGEEHKFPKFKMPDCGDQVRFELGMTFATKSLIRDAVKSFAMERIKNLHFKKNDQKRIVVKCEKDCPFHMRFSKRVANQCWQLVSLTDDHTCHRTARNRQAKTEWLAKKFIPLLRHTPEMRPKGLIAEALEKWGVKLSSA; this comes from the exons ATGTCACAGTCTTACAACCAATCTTCATCTTGCACTAAAGAAGATCATAACTTTTGTTCTAG GCCAGCTGATACAACTGCAATTAGATTGAGGATTAATCATGGGGGGGACTTAGTTCATAATCCTTGCAAGCTTTATGTAAATGGAAAGGTAAAAGAAATGAATTGGACATTTGATGTGGATTTTATGTGTTATATGGACTTTATCAAGGTTGTCAACAACTTGGGATATATAAGAATCAAGGGCATGTGGTATCATCACCCGAAGTTTTCGTTTGAGCGTGGGCTTAGACCTCTTAACAATGATGCAGATGTTTTAAAATTCGGGGAAGACATGAATGGATATGATGTTGGGAATATATACGTTGAGCATATAGTAGATGAACCTGTTGTTTTATCAGAAGAACAAGTCAGAGAGTATGTTGAACCTGTACAAGATACGATTGAGATTGAGTCGGATGATGAAGTACATTTGGACAATagtgaggaagatgaagattttGTGCAAGATGATAAGGATGATTTGGGGGATAGTGAGTTTGATGAATTAGATGAAGATGATTGGGATTGGACACATGAAGTACCAAGCCACACATTTATGCAAGAAAATAACGATGCAAACCAAGCCTCTTCTAATCAAGAACCCACCAAAGCATCTGATTTTGAGGAAGCCCATGATGTTGAATCAGATGACTTTGATACTCCCCAAGGAAGCGAAGATGAAGGTGAAGAACATAAGTTTCCCAAGTTTAAAATGCCTGACTGTGGTGATCAAGTAAGATTTGAGCTTGGAATGACATTTGCCACAAAGAGTCTTATTAGAGATGCAGTTAAGTCATTTGCAATGGAAAGGATAAAAAATTTACATTTCAAGAAAAATGATCAAAAACGAATTGTTGTCAAGTGTGAGAAGGATTGTCCATTTCACATGAGATTTAGTAAAAGGGTAGCAAACCAATGCTGGCAGTTGGTGAGCCTCACTGATGATCACACTTGTCATAGGACTGCTAGGAACAGGCAAGCTAAGACAGAATGGCTAGCTAAGAAGTTTATACCACTCTTGAGACATACACCTGAAATGAGGCCAAAGGGGTTGATTGCAGAGGCACTTGAAAAGTGGGGTGTGAAATTGTCCTCAGCTTAA